In Papaver somniferum cultivar HN1 chromosome 1, ASM357369v1, whole genome shotgun sequence, a genomic segment contains:
- the LOC113355284 gene encoding uncharacterized protein LOC113355284 — protein MAGGVDKATTVKDVFIVLQTQEARLQALEDKVKNLYTEVGSPSTDMASVKESLATIVLFCQQQGGNIVLLAASSVGASHSQDNELMFKSGKFSKHPKIYFPRFYGTNPRGWIRKCERYFQLNSVGDVHKVDLASIHFDGKADSWFLDYQEGKILIDWLQFSSDICCRFEDVAYDNYVSSFNKLSQLTTVEEYYERYESLKYLMKDRNPSLSDAYFTMSFISGLKEEIRNQVQMFKPNSDTDAFYLARMQQASVDFQNKRFRNFPKPFQPSPTTFSPIPSPSKTSLPQLTNIPKSSFSNTKPFEASSPSSVEELEEDTTAPSSPIESSMEISLHAVTGLVTQNTIRVTGILHSEDILVLIDTGSTHSFVDSQLAEKLQLPIIPTGHMLVTVANGDTTISKGLCSELVWSMQGYQFCGDLRVLPLGGCHMVLGVDWLKQLGDAMFNLADLKVSFLHQGKQITLQGTSSIPSCNLISGSSFMKFLKANTPTIIGQFFSISTMPLELIPPEINTLLDSFSDVFTKPTSLPPPRALDHKIPLKPNSTHISQRPYRCPYSKRSSGKVDYRKLNDITIKYKFPIPLTEELLDELDGAIIFTKIDLTSGYHQIRMDLSDIFKTAFRTHQGHYKFRVMPFGLTNVPATFQSLMNTIFKPYLRKFILVFLDDILVYSESVEEHVLHLSQTLSLLRAHSLFANKKKCCFAQLQLDYLGHLITSQGFAVDPDKIVAMQTWPQPVNLKQLRVFLGLTGYYRRFVKGYGVLSKPLTDMLKKYYFVWSPLALQAFSTLKQAMISAPVIDLPNFSQPFTLETDACSTGVGEVLMQNGRPIAFYSKALGPKALALSTYEKELLAIVVAVKNWRHHLSHSQFIIHTDHQSLKYLMEQRITTVLQHKCIMKLMGLDYVIKYKKGMENKAADALSRLPHDASTCQVMAVSQQQWHQDIIASYTEDSHAQQLISELLIPPTNKLYSFTDGILSFKSRLYVGSHMKIRQTIIHSVHTSVVGGNSGMMGTYNREKSYFYWPHMKEEIFTFFAVCVVFQCNKPDHSSLAGLLQPLPIPERA, from the exons ATGGCTGGAGGCGTTGATAAAGCTACAACAGTGAAGGATGTTTTTATTGTTCTACAAACTCAAGAAGCTCGATTACAGGCCTTAGAGGATAAGGTTAAGAATCTGTACACTGAAGTTGGTTCTCCTTCTACAGATATGGCTTCTGTCAAAGAATCCTTAGCTACTATTGTTCTCTTCTGTCAACAACAGGGTGGTAACATCGTTCTTCTGGCAGCTTCATCAGTTGGTGCATCTCACTCTCAGGATAATGAATTGATGTTCAAATCCGGTAAATTCTCTAAACACCCTAAGATTTATTTTCCAAGATTCTATGGTACTAATCCTAGAGGTTGGATTCGTAAATGTGAAAGGTATTTTCAACTTAATTCAGTAGGTGATGTTCATAAAGTAGATCTGGCTTCCATTCATTTTGATGGTAAAGCAGATTCATGGTTTCTAGATTATCAGGAGGGTAAAATTCTTATCGATTGGCTTCAATTTTCTTCTGATATTTGTTGTCGCTTTGAAGATGTTGCTTATGATAATTATGTGAGTAGCTTTAATAAATTGTCTCAGCTCACCACAGTTGAAGAATATTATGAACGTTATGAGTCATTAAAATATTTAATGAAGGATCGCAATCCATCCCTTTCTGATGCTTATTTTACGATGAGTTTCATTAGTGGTCTCAAGGAGGAAATTCGTAATCAAGTGCAGATGTTTAAACCCAATTCAGACACTGATGCCTTCTATCTTGCTAGAATGCAACAAGCTTCTGTAGATTTTCAGAACAAACGTTTTCGAAATTTTCCTAAACCATTTCAACCTTCACCCACTACATTTTCTCCTATACCATCACCTTCTAAGACATCTCTGCCTCAACTTACTAATATTCCAAAGTCATCTTTCTCTAATACAAAACCATTT GAAGCTTCATCTCCTTCTTCTGTAGAGGAACTTGAAGAAGATACCACTGCTCCTTCTTCACCTATTGAATCTTCTATGGAGATATCACTTCATGCTGTGACAGGACTTGTCACTCAAAACACCATAAGGGTAACTGGTATTCTACACTCTGAAGATATTTTGGTCTTAATAGACACTGGTAGTACTCATAGCTTTGTTGATTCACAACTAGCTGAAAAGTTGCAGTTACCCATTATACCCACGGGCCATATGTTAGTCACTGTTGCTAATGGTGATACTACAATAAGTAAGGGTCTGTGTTCTGAGCTGGTTTGGAGTATGCAGGGTTATCAGTTCTGTGGTGATTTGAGAGTTCTCCCACTAGGAGGTTGTCACATGGTATTGGGAGTTGATTGGTTGAAACAATTGGGTGATGCGATGTTTAATCTGGCTGATCTCAAGGTTTCTTTTCTCCACCAAGGGAAACAAATAACTCTTCAAGGTACTTCTTCCATTCCATCTTGCAATTTGATCAGTGGTAGTTCCTTTATGAAATTTTTGAAAGCCAATACCCCTACTATTATTGGCCAATTTTTTTCCATATCCACTATGCCCTTAGAACTAATTCCTCCTGAGATCAATACACTTTTAGATTCCTTTTCAGATGTATTTACTAAGCCaacatcattacctcctccaaggGCATTGGACCATAAGATACctttgaaaccaaattcaactcaTATTTCTCAGAGACCATATAGATGTCCTTATTCAAAAAGAAGTAGTGGAAAAGTTG ACTATAGGAAGCTGAATGATATCACAATTAAATACAAGTTTCCTATTCCTTTAACTGAAGAGTTGCTAGATGAATTGGATGGAGCAATCATTTTTACAAAGATTGATCTGACTTCTGGTTATCATCAAATCAGGATGGATTTATCTGACATTTTTAAAACTGCTTTTAGAACACATCAGGGTCATTATAAGTTTAGAGTGATGCCATTTGGCCTTACAAACGTACCAGCTACATTTCAGTCTCTCATGAATACCATCTTTAAACCTTACTTAAGGAAGTTCATCTTAGTCTTTCTTGATGACATTTTGGTTTATAGTGAGTCTGTGGAAGAACATGTCCTACACTTGTCACAAACTTTGTCCCTCTTGAGAGCACATTCCTTATTTGCCAACAAGAAAAAATGTTGTTTTGCTCAACTTCAGCTGGATTATTTGGGCCATCTTATTACTTCACAAGGATTTGCTGTTGACCCTGATAAAATTGTTGCCATGCAAACTTGGCCACAACCAGTTAACTTGAAGCAGTTGAGGGTTTTTTTGGGTTTGACTGGTTATTATAGAAGATTTGTCAAAGGTTATGGAGTTCTCAGCAAGCCACTTACAGATATGTTGAAGAAATATTATTTTGTATGGTCTCCTTTAGCCTTGCAAGCATTTTCTACTTTGAAACAGGCAATGATTTCTGCTCCAGTTATAGATCTTCCAAATTTTTCTCAACCATTTACACTGGAAACAGATGCTTGCTCTACAGGGGTTGGGGAAGTATTGATGCAAAATGGAAGACCCATTGCTTTTTACAGCAAAGCTTTAGGTCCCAAAGCGTTAGCTTTATCCACTTATGAGAAAGAGCTCTTGGCCATTGTCGTGGCAGTAAAAAACTGGAGGCATCATCTTTCTCATAGTCAATTCATTATTCATACAGATCATCAAAGCTtgaagtatctcatggaacaaagGATTACTACTGTCTTGCAACATAAATGTATCATGAAATTGATGGGCCTAGATTATGTTATCAAGTACAAAAAGGGCATGGAAAATAAAGCGGCAGATGCCTTATCTAGGCTTCCTCATGATGCTTCTACATGTCAAGTTATGGCAGTTTCTCAGCAACAATGGCACCAGGATATTATTGCAAGTTACACTGAGGACTCTCATGCTCAACAATTGATTTCTGAGCTCCTCATCCCTCCTACTAACAAGTTGTACTCATTCACAGATGGCATTCTTAGTTTCAAGTCTAGACTTTATGTTGGCTCTCACATGAAAATAAGGCAAACCATCATTCACTCTGTGCATACCTCAGTTGTAGGAGGAAATTCTGGGATGATGGGCACTTACAATAGAGAAAAATCTTATTTCTACTGGCCTCATATGAAGGAAGAGATATTCACATTTTTTGCTGTCTGTGTTGTTTTCCAATGCAACAAACCTGATCATTCTTCTCTTGCTGGACTATTGCAACCTCTTCCAATTCCAGAGAGAGCATGA